In Negativicutes bacterium, the genomic window CCGAAGTGATTGTAATCCCGCGTTCTGCTTCCTGGACCATCCAATCCATCGTGGCTGCACCGTCATGCACTTCGCCCATCCGATGCACACGGCCCGTATAATATAGGATACGTTCCGTTGTGGTAGTTTTACCTGCATCAATATGAGCCATAATCCCGATATTTCTTACTTTTTCTAATGGTATCGTTCTTGGCACGCGTTTTTCCTCCTTTCGCTTAAATCCTTTCGGCGATTATTCTTTTCTTACCAGCGATAATGTGCAAAAGCCTTGTTGGCTTCGGCCATTTTATGAGTATCTTCACGTTTTTTGACAGCGTTGCCGACATTGTTGGCAGCATCCATAAATTCACCGGCAAGTTTCTCTTCCATGGTGCGTTCGTTGCGTTTGCGCGCATAGTCGATCAACCAGCGAATTCCTAACGTGCGGCGGCGATCGGGAGCCACTTCAATTGGAACCTGATAAGTGGCACCACCAACCCGGCGCGCTTTTACTTCCAATACAGGCATGATGTTCTTCAAAGCGTTATCAACAACTTCCATAGGATCTTTGTTGGTTTTGGTTTGAATGATATTGCATGCGTTGTAGAAGATCGATTGTGCGACACCACGTTTGCCATCCATCATGATTTTATTAATGACGCGGGTAACCAGAACACTGTTATAAACCGGATCCGGCAGTACTTCCCGTTTTGGCACTGGACCTTTTCTTGGCACGGTTCTTCCTCCTCACAATTGCATAGTAGGGCAGATACTTTAGTTTCAGTTATTTTTTGGGACGTTTAGCGCCATATTTTGAGCGGCTCTGCAGGCGTTTTTGGACGCCGGCGGTATCCAGCGCGCCGCGTATGATATGATAACGGACACCAGGCAAATCTTTCACACGGCCTCCGCGCACCAATACTACGCTGTGCTCCTGCAAATTGTGACCGACACCCGGAATGTACGCGGTAACCTCAATTCCGTTGGTAAGACGCACACGGGCAACCTTACGCAAAGCGGAGTTCGGCTTCTTCGGGGTCGTTGTACGGACCACTGTGCAAACACCGCGCCTTTGAGGGCAGCTGTCCAGCGCCGGTGATTTTGACTTGTATTCTACTTTCACGCGGCCTTTACGGACCAGTTGGTTGATTGTTGGCATATATCTACACCACCCTTCTTTGTCGTTTTGTTTTAATTGGCTTCCAGTTGGCTGATTCAATTCCTTAATGTTCAGTGTGAATTAATTTAGGTCTGCATCTCTGATGATCCCTGCCGCGGCAGCTCCGATACGAATTCCGCAAGCCTTCCCCAGGGTGAGCATACTCTCAACCATCAGATAAGGAATTGCTTTCTCATCACAAAGCTGCTGTAAAGGTTTGATTACATGGTCCTCCGCATCACTGGCCAGAAAAACGCTTGCAACCCGTCCCGAGCAAACTCCTTTCATGGTTTGTTTCGAACCGATCGTTTTCCGTTTAGCCTGCTTCAACAGCTCCAATGTCATCTAACCACTCCTTTTTGGGCATAGTTATCCATTTCAGAAACAGCAACTCTAAAATTATACATCTTTCGGAGAGCCGCTGTCAATCAATTGTGCAATGTTTTTAATTATTACATAATCTATCTATGGAAAGAGGCACGACCTTGTCAGGGATCAATCTCATCCGATACCGACTTGCTGAGGAATTCCGCGTCGGGATCTTCCAGCAAAACGTCGCGGTAAATCGGCATACCGGTTCCGGCCGGAATCAATTTACCGATAATTACGTTTTCTTTTAAGCCAAGCAAGGGGTCGCTCTTCCCTTTGATCGCAGCTTCCGTCAAGACTCTGGTCGTCTCCTGGAAAGAAGCGGCCGACAGGAAGGAATCCGTTGCCAGGGATGCTTTGGTAATTCCCAATAAAACTGGATTAGCCACCGCTGGTTCCAATCCTGCCGCGAAGGCATTGGCATTGGCATCTTCAAAATCAAAGATGTCGATGATGCCATTGGTCAGCAAATCGGTATCGCCGGCTTCTTCCACCCGAACCTTGCGCAGCATCTGCCGGACAATGACTTCAATATGTTTATCGTTGATTTCCACACCCTGGTTACGATAGACCTTCTGGATTTCCTGCACCATATAATTCTGCACAGCATTGACGCCTTTAAAGGTCAGTAAATCGTGAGGATTCAAACTGCCGGAAGTAAGCGGATCACCGATGTTCACCAAATCATTGTCTTTCACCAGCAAATTAACACCGAAAGGCGCCGCATAAGCATGCGCTTCGCCGTCATCGGCCGTGACTTCGATTTCGCGTTTCCCTTTATTTTCGATAATTTTCACCTTACCGGCAATCACTGTCATGCTGGCCTGGCCTTTGGGCTTACGCGCCTCAAAAACCTCTTCCACACGCGGTAAGCCTTGCGTAATGTCTTCACTGCTGGCTACACCGCCTGTATGGAAGGTCCGCATGGTCAGCTGTGTTCCCGGTTCGCCGATGGATTGCGCCGCAATGATGCCCACCGCTTCGCCCACATCGACCATCCGGCCATTTGACATATTGCGGCCATAACATTTCACACAGACACCATGACGGGTCGCGCAGGTCAGGACAGAACGGCAAAGCACTTTGCTAATCAGCGGTTCACTTAAAGCGTCACCGCTTTTTACTTTCATCTGATCAACGGCAGCCGGCTTCTGCACCTGCCCATCCGGTTTCAGATAGAGGTAATAAATATGTTCCACTCCGACATCATCGGTTACCACCACACTGTTGTTCACGATCCGCGCCATACCGCTGACTTTGCTCCTGATGATCCCATAGGCACAGATTTCTTTGGCGATATCCGCCGTGATCGCTTCGCCGCTCCGCACAAAAAGCAGCTGATTCTCTTCATCTATTGTGCCGTGCAGCTGTGCTGTCGCTTCTGAAATCAGCTCACCCGTGTCGGCAGCAACCAGTTCGGGAACCGCAATATCAATGGAAGCGTAGCGCCCGACCAAACGTTCTTCCAACTTCTCGATCAATTGGCGTCCGTCACGGATCTCAACCATTTCAATCCCATTGGTCGTACCGCAGTCATCTTCACGGATGATCACATCCTGAGAAACGTCGACCAGACGTCTGGTCAGATAGCCGGAGTCAGCGGTTCGCAGTGCGGTATCCGCCAAACCTTTTCTTGTGCCATGGGTCGAAATGAAGTATTCCAGTACGGAAAGTCCTTCCCGGAAATTCGATTTGATCGGCAAGTCGATGATACGTCCGGTTGGATCTGTCATCAATCCGCGCATACCAGCCAACTGACCCAGCTGAGACATATTCGCTCTGGCTTTCGAAGTCGCCATCATATAAATCGGGTTGAATTTATCCATAGAACCTTCCAGTTTAGATTGAACTTCCTTGGTAGCCGCGCTCCAAAGCGCAACCACTTTATCATAGCGTTCTTTTTCGCTGATATGACCGCGCGCAAAATAGCGTTCTACTTTTTCCACTTCTTTTTCCGTGCGTTCCAGAATTTCTGTCTTTTCTTTCGGCACGGCCACATCCTGCAAACCGATACTGATGCCGCCGCGGGTGGCATAATTGAAGGCCAGGTTTTTGATGTCATTGATGACTTCCGCTGTACCGGCATTGCCATGAATCTGGTAAACACGCCAGACCACTTCAGCCAAAGTACCTTTATCGATCGGGAAATCCACTTCCAGATTACAGGCAGTCTCCGGATTGGTCCGATCAACAAAACCAAGATCCTGCGGTATTTTTTCGTTGAGGATCATCCGCCCTATCGTGGTAGGAATGATTTTCGTCACCGGCGTGCCATCCGCCATCGTCACACGGCGGCGCACCCTGATTGGCGCCTGCAAATGCAGAACGCCGGTTTGATACGCCATTAAAGCTTCTTCATAATTGATAAATAGTTTGCCGCTGCCGATCGCGCCATCGCGTATGATGGTCAGATAATAGCTGCCCAGAATCATATCCTGCTGCGGTGTGATTTCCGGTTTGCCATCTTTGGGGTTCAGGATATTATTGGTAGACATCATCAGAAAGCGAGCTTCCGCCTGTGCTTCCGGAGAAAGCGGCACATGCACAGCCATTTGATCGCCGTCGAAGTCGGCATTGAAACCATGACAAACCAGAGGGTGCAGCTTGATGGCGCGCCCTTCGACCAAAATCGGTTCAAACGCCTGGATACCAAGGCGATGCAAAGTGGGAGCACGGTTCAGCATCACCGGATGACCTTTGATGACTTCCTCCAGGACATCCCAGACTTCGTCACTGACGCGTTCCACTTTCCGTTTGGCTGATTTGATATTATGCGCCAAGCCTTTTTGCACTAAAACTTTCATTACAAAAGGCTTAAACAGCTCCAAAGCCATTTCTTTCGGTAAGCCGCATTGATACATTTTCAGTTCCGGTCCAACCACGATCACAGAACGCCCGGAATAATCAACGCGTTTACCCAATAAATTCTGGCGGAAACGCCCCTGCTTTCCCTTCAGCATTTCGCTCAGGGATTTTAGCGGCCGGTTTCCGGCGCCTGTCACCGGCCGACCGCGCCGGCCGTTATCAATCAAAGCATCAACGGCTTCCTGCAGCATACGCTTCTCATTCCGAACGATGATATCAGGGGCACCCAACTCGAGTAATTTTTTTAAACGATTGTTGCGATTGATCACACGGCGGTAGAGATCATTCAGATCCGAGGTAGCAAATCTGCCGCCGTCCAACTGTACCATCGGACGCAATTCGGGAGGAATCACCGGCACCGCATCCATCACCATCCATTCCGGACGGTTACCGGATTTACGAAACGCTTCCGCTGCCTCCAAACGACGGCTGGCGCGCGTTTTGCGCTGACCGGATGTCGTCTTGATCTCATCGCGCAATGTGGTGCAAAGATCTTCCAGATTCACTTTTTCCAACAATTCCCGCACCGATTCCGCGCCCATGCCGGCTCTGAATCCGGCTGAACCATACTTGTCCCGCGCTTCACGATACTGTGCTTCATTGAGGATTTCTTTCTCCGTCAGATCGGTCCCGTTGCCGGGGTCCAAAACAATATAGGCGGCAAAATAGAGCACTTTTTCTAAGATGCGGGGAGACATATCCAAAATCAAACCCATACGGCTTGGAATTCCTTTAAAGAACCAAATATGTGAGACGGGTGCCGCCAATTCAATATGACCCATCCGTTCACGGCGAACCTTTGCGCGGGTCACTTCCACACCGCAGCGATCACAAACAATGCCTTTATAGCGGATTCTCTTATACTTACCGCAGTAGCATTCCCAATCTTTGGTAGGGCCAAAAATCTTTTCGCAAAACAACCCGTCTTTTTCCGGTTTTAAAGTACGGTAATTGATCGTCTCCGGCTTTTTTACCTCACCGCGCGACCATTTGCGAATCTGCTCTGAGGAAGCAAGTCCAATTTTCATGGAAGCAATGTTGACATCCAGCATGAGCATTATCTCCCTTCTATAGTACAGCCGGTTGTGCACAGGCAAGACAAATTAACATCATTTCGGATTCTCATCTTCTTCTTCGTCTTCTTCCTCTTCGGAATCGAGAAGATCTTCATCCAGGAGTTCGTCTTCCAGTTTAGAAGCAACCAGTTTCGCCAATTGTGCCAATTTTGCATCGTCAATAATCAGTTCTTTCTTTGCTGTTCCCTCATGCCGGCCAATTTCTTCCGTTGAGTCAAGCATCGGATAATCCAAAGGTAAATCTTCATTATCCAATTGATCCTCCGGTTCTTCCATGCCATCCGGCAGCAAGTCTGCTTCCGGAACCTCAATGTTGAGATCCAGCTCGCGGGCGGTTTCGCCGATGTCATCATCCGTTTCGCGGATGATGATTTCATTGTTGTCAGCAGAGTAAACTTTCACATCCAGGCACAAACTCTGCAACTCCTTGATTAAAACTTTAAACGATTCGGGGATACCCGGTTCCGGAACATTCTCGCCTTTGACAATCGCTTCATATGTTTTAACCCGGCCGATCACATCGTCTGATTTCACCGTCAGTAATTCCTGCAGGGTATAGGCAGCACCGTAAGCTTCCAGGGCCCAAACTTCCATCTCTCCGAAACGCTGTCCGCCAAATTGAGCTTTCCCACCCAAAGGCTGTTGGGTAACCAGCGAATAAGGTCCGGTTGAGCGGGCGTGGATCTTATCATCAACCAAATGAAACAGCTTCATCATATAGACATAGCCAACCGTTACACGGTTTTCAAAGGGGTCGCCGGTGCGGCCGTCATACAAGACGCTTTTGCCGTCCTCTTCCATTTCTGCTTGTCTTAAGGCGTCCACCACATCCTGCTCATCAGCTCCGTCGAAAACAGGGGTCGCAATGTGCATCTTTAATTTCTGCGCGGCGGCGCCGATGTGAACTTCCATGATTTGTCCGATATTCATTCGGGATGGAACACCCAAAGGGTTCAGCACAATTTGGATTGGGGTGCCGTCCGGCAGGTAAGGCATATCTTCTTCCGCCATAATTCGGGAGACCACACCTTTGTTGCCATGGCGTCCGGCCATTTTATCTCCAACGCTGATTTTACGCTTTTGTGCGACATAAACACGGACCAATTCATTGACACCGGGTGATAATTCATCATTGTTCTCGCGTGAGAACACCTTAACATCCACAATTTTACCGGACTCCCCATTGGGTACACGCAGGGAGGTATCTCTGACTTCGCGGGCTTTTTCACCAAAGATCGCGCGCAGCAGACGTTCTTCCGAAGTCAGTTCGGTTTCTCCTTTGGGTGTGACCTTACCGACCAGAATGTCTCCGGAACGAACATCCGCACCGATGCGGACGATACCGCGGTCGTCCAAATCCCTCAGCTGATCTTCGCCGACATTGGGAATATCACGGGTGATTTCTTCCGGTCCGAGTTTGGTATCCCGCGCATCCGATTCGTATTCTTCAATATGTATGGAGGTGAAAATATCTTCACGCACAACTTTTTCAGATAAAAGGATCGCATCCTCATAATTGTAGCCTTCCCAAGGCATATAAGCCGCCAGAACGTTTTTACCGAGCGCCAATTCGCCGCTTTCGGTGGCAGGACCATCCGCTAAAACGTCACCTTTTTCGACAAGCTGACCTTTGTGACAGATCACGCGCTGGTTCATGCAGGTTCCCTGATTGGAGCGGGTGAACTTGGTCAGTTTGAAAGTATCTACTTCATTATCATCACCCAGGACTTTGATTTGATCGGCGGTAGCACGGATGACCACACCTTTGCGGCGGGCGATCACACAGACACCGGAGTCAATCGCGGCTTTACCTTCCATCCCGGTGCCAACAAAAGGAGCCATGGGCACGAGCAGCGGTACCGCCTGCTTTTGCATGTTGGAACCCATCAAGGCACGGGAAGCATCATCATGCTCCAGGAAGGGGACCATGGTAGTAGCCACAGAAAACAACTGTTTGGGGGATACATCCATATAATCTACCTCTTTGGGTGCCACCTGTTTGATTTCCAGGTTGCGCAGCCGCACGGTAATTTTATCCTGTGTAAAATACTGATCTGCCGTTAGAGGTGTATTGGCTTGCGTACAAATAAACTCATCTTCTTCATCGGCGGTCAGGTAATCGATCACACTGGTTACCTGCCCGGTTTCATGATTGACTCGACGGTATGGCGTTTCAATAAAACCATACTGATTAATCCGGGCATAGGTGGTCAGCGAGCCGATCAGACCGATGTTCGGACCTTCGGGAGATTCAATCGGACACATTCTGCCATAATGGCTGGCATGCACATCGCGGACTTCAAACCCAGCCCGGTCCCGGCTTAAACCACCGGGTCCAAGAGCACTTAAGCGCCGCTTATGCGCTAATTCCGCCAATGGATTGGTTTGATCCATAAACTGTGATAACTGACTGGAACCAAAAAATTCTTTGATTGATGCCACCACCGGGCGAATATTGATCAAAGCCTGCGGTGTCACCTGTTCTGTATTTTGGATCGACATACGCTCGCGAATGACACGCTCCATCCGCGCCAAACCGACCCGGAACTGATTCTGCAGCAATTCTCCGACAGAACGCAGACGGCGGTTGCCTAAATGATCGATATCATCCCGGTTGCCCAAACCATCCATAATATTCAACTGATAACTGACAGCTGCTAAAATATCCTCGACAGTCAGGTACTTTTCGCCTCTCAAATGATATTGAGCACCCAAATAAACCGTTTGAACAGCATCTTCCCTTTGAATCGTGACTTGCCTTAAACTGCCTTCCTCCACATAAGGCAGGAAAGCGGTCAAATGATTCTCATCCAGCACCTCGCCTGCGCTGGCAAGGATTTGATCATCGATCTTTACCGTCTCGGCCAGGCGTTGACCCAGGAGACGTTCCTGCCAGGTGCTGCATTGGTAACCGTTGCCAATCACCTTGATCTCATGCTCACCGTCTCCGGCAAACACATAAACTACGTTGATGCCGGCTTCCAAACATTTTTGAAAATGATCCCGGGTCAGCACTTCTCCCTGACTGACAATCACTTCCCCGGCGGAAAGCAGAAGTGCTCCCTCATCCGAATAAATATTTTGTTCGGTCACAACGGGGCGGGAAGCAACGCGTCCCAACGCCCGGCGCTGCAGAGCCAGTTTTTTATTCATTTTATAACGTCCGACCTGCATCAAATCATAGCGGCGCGGATCAAAGAAGAGTGTCCTGATTAAATTCATGGCACTGTCTTCTGTCGGCGGTTCGCCGGGACGTAACTTTTTATAAATTTCAAAAAGAGCAGTGATGCGGCTGTCCGTCGTATCTTTTTCCAATGTAATCCGCAGACGAGGATCATCATTAAAGAAATCCAAAATTTCAGCGTTTTGTGCCAGGCCCAAAACGCGCAATAAAACAGTGACAGGAAGTTTGCGGTTGCGATCTATCCGTGTATATAAAGCATTGTTCGAATCAGTCTCAAACTCAAGCCATGCTCCTCTGTTGGGGATGATCTGAGAACTGTAGACACGGTTGTTATTGGCATCAACGGTCCAGACAAAATAAGCGCCGGGAGATCTTACCAATTGGCTGACGATAACGCGTTCTGCACCGTTGATAATGAAAGTTCCCTGATCCGTCATCAGAGGAAAATCTCCCATGAAAACTTCCTGTTCTTTCACTTCGCCGGTTTGCTTATTACTGAGCATGACTCTCACACGCATTGGAGCCGCATAAGTGACATCTCGCTCTTTTGAACTGTCCACCGTATATTTCGGTTCACCCAAACGATAATCACCAAAGAAAAGGCTCAAATTGTTGGTAAAATCCTGAACCGGAGAAATATCCCGCAGTAACTCTTTCAAGCCAACATTCAGAAACCATTGGTAAGAACTCTGTTGAACCTCAATAAGATTCGGAATTGGCAGCACTTCATCAATTCTGGAGAAAGAAAAGCGCTCGCGCATCCCGGATCTGACTATCTTACCGTCCAAATTTGTCACTCCTTGTTTGGATTTCGGAAGCATCAGAGTAACTAAAAAAGCAGGTATTTATTAACTTTCATACCTGCTCACGACTCCTCGCTTATTTCATCCTCAAAATCGAAGTTCCTGTCACGGAACAAATAACATCGGTGCGGAAAGAACAATAAGTCCATCCTACACTATTGCAATTATTCATATTACCATATGATCATGCTCTTGTCAAGGGTTCCGGCAGAAAATTGCAAGTTACATTGCCCGCCATAGATTATCAGTTATAATGTAAGCTGTCATTCTATCCGGCGATTTGTAACCTAAGATCTTTCGTGGATAATGGTTCGGCCATCGGATCCGCTGCCAGCACAGCCCGTTCGGCCCGCAAACGGGCTGAACGGGCTGCCAATGGAAACGGGATATCCTGCAAACAGGATATCCCGTTATGCTGTAAATCAGCAACTATTTTAATTTGGCAACAGCGCCGGCTTCCACCAGCTTCTTGACGATTTCTTCGCCGTCGGCTTTGGAAACCTTTTCTTTTACAGCTTTGGGAGCGCCGTCAACGATGGCTTTCGACTCGGTTAAGCCAAGGCCGGTGACTTCGCGAACAACTTTAATGACATTGATCTTCTTGTCGCCAATGGTTTCGAGAATGACATCAAATTCGGTTTGTTCTTCTTCCACAGCAACAGCGGCGGCGGCTACAGGGGCAGCGGCAGCAACGGCAGGAGCGGCGGCGGAAACACCAAATTTCTCTTCCAGTGCTTTAACCAGATCGGCCAGCTCTAATACGGTCAAATTGCTAATCGCTTCAATTAATTGTTCTTTATTCATTTTCAACATCCTCCTAAATTTTTCTTATTAAAGTAAGCAGCATCCGGCAAACTAGTTGCCTGCTTCTTCTTTTTGCTGACGAATTGCTTCCAAAGCATATACCAAATTGCGGGTATTGCCTTGCAGCACAGAGTAAAATCCGGTAATCGGCGCAATGAGCGTGCCAAGGACCTGAGCAATAAGAACATTTTTATCGGGCAGGCCGGCCAGTGCTTTGATGCCTGCCGCATCAATCACTTTACCTTCCACAATACCGGCTTTGATCTCCAACGTCAGCTTGTTTTCCTTAATAAAGGCTTCCAGAACCTTAGCGGGAGAAACCGGATCGTTTAAACCAAAAAACGCTGCCGTCGTTCCTTCTAACTTGGAGTTGATGCCGGACAGACCTAGCTCGGTTGCCGCACGTCGAGTCAAGGTGTTTTTTACCACCTTCATCTCAACACCGGCTTCCCGGCATTTTCGGCGCAGTCTGGTTACCGTGGCAACATTCATACCCTTATAATCCATAAAAAGCACGGAATGTGCGCTTTGCATTTTGTCTTTAATCTCAAGCACCGCCGCCATTTTCTGATCGCGAATCGTATTCATCTTACATACACCCCCCTTATTTTGCAAAATTCAGTTTAACAATAGCAAACGCAATGGAAAGCGGCTGAACAGCCTCGGTCTCCGAGTTGCTCGTCATCATTCCTGCTATCAAAAAAGCGGCATCCGCAGACAGACGGACACCGCTTATGATCAGCGACATTTCCGACCTCGGCAGGATATTTAAACAAAATTGTACCTGCTGTCTACGATCTGTTACTTATTCTAATTGCTATGCTCGCTTTTGTCAAGACAAATTAGACTTGAGGCAAGAGTTTTCCTGTAGCATGCAGGGGATTTACATGGATGCCAGGGCCCATCGTGGTTGTGATGGTAACGGATTTAATATATTGACCTTTTGCGGTTGCAGGCCGCGCTTTCACCAAAGCATCCATTAAAGCCTCCATGTTCGTTGCCAGTTGAGCAACCGTAAAATTGGCTTTGCCGATCGGTGCATGTACAACACCGGCTTTATCTACACGGTATTCCGCTTTACCGGATTTGATCTCAGCTATTGCTTTTGCAATATCCATGCTGACGGTGCCGGTCTTGGGATTTGGCATTAAACCGCGCGGGCCAAGCACACGGCCCAGACGGCCAACCAAGCCCATGACATCCGGTGTGGCAACCGCTACATCGAAATCCGACCAGCCGGCTTGGATTTTTGCAACCAATTCTTCGGCGCCAACCACATCGGCACCGGCTTCTTCTGCTTCTTTTGCTTTATCGCCTTTGGCAAAAGCGATAACGCGCACAGTCTTGCCTAAACCAGCGGGCATGACTGCCGCACCGCGGACATTCTGGTCGGCATGTTTGGGATTCACACCCAAAACAACCGCGATATCCACCGTTTCAACGAATTTAGTGGTGCTGATCTTGCCGATCAGTTCCAATGCTTCCAATGGTTCGTATTGTTTGCTGCGATCCACCAATTTTGCTGCTTCAGCAAATCTTTTTCCGTGTTTGGACATTTATTTTTCCTCCTTTGTGGTCATGCGGGGGATTACCCCTCCCACCGGCTGCGAGTAGTGTCGGATCTTGGTGAATTACACTTCGATCTCAATCCCCATACTGCGGGCAGTACCCTCAACCATGCGCATTGCGGCTTCTAAAGAAGCGGCATTTAAATCGGGCAGCTTCATTTGGGCGATTTCACGGACTTTATCCTTTGAAATCTTGCCCACTTTTTTCGAGTTGGGCGTTCC contains:
- the rpsG gene encoding 30S ribosomal protein S7; its protein translation is MPRKGPVPKREVLPDPVYNSVLVTRVINKIMMDGKRGVAQSIFYNACNIIQTKTNKDPMEVVDNALKNIMPVLEVKARRVGGATYQVPIEVAPDRRRTLGIRWLIDYARKRNERTMEEKLAGEFMDAANNVGNAVKKREDTHKMAEANKAFAHYRW
- the rpsL gene encoding 30S ribosomal protein S12; the protein is MPTINQLVRKGRVKVEYKSKSPALDSCPQRRGVCTVVRTTTPKKPNSALRKVARVRLTNGIEVTAYIPGVGHNLQEHSVVLVRGGRVKDLPGVRYHIIRGALDTAGVQKRLQSRSKYGAKRPKK
- a CDS encoding ribosomal L7Ae/L30e/S12e/Gadd45 family protein, with amino-acid sequence MTLELLKQAKRKTIGSKQTMKGVCSGRVASVFLASDAEDHVIKPLQQLCDEKAIPYLMVESMLTLGKACGIRIGAAAAGIIRDADLN
- the rpoC gene encoding DNA-directed RNA polymerase subunit beta', whose protein sequence is MLDVNIASMKIGLASSEQIRKWSRGEVKKPETINYRTLKPEKDGLFCEKIFGPTKDWECYCGKYKRIRYKGIVCDRCGVEVTRAKVRRERMGHIELAAPVSHIWFFKGIPSRMGLILDMSPRILEKVLYFAAYIVLDPGNGTDLTEKEILNEAQYREARDKYGSAGFRAGMGAESVRELLEKVNLEDLCTTLRDEIKTTSGQRKTRASRRLEAAEAFRKSGNRPEWMVMDAVPVIPPELRPMVQLDGGRFATSDLNDLYRRVINRNNRLKKLLELGAPDIIVRNEKRMLQEAVDALIDNGRRGRPVTGAGNRPLKSLSEMLKGKQGRFRQNLLGKRVDYSGRSVIVVGPELKMYQCGLPKEMALELFKPFVMKVLVQKGLAHNIKSAKRKVERVSDEVWDVLEEVIKGHPVMLNRAPTLHRLGIQAFEPILVEGRAIKLHPLVCHGFNADFDGDQMAVHVPLSPEAQAEARFLMMSTNNILNPKDGKPEITPQQDMILGSYYLTIIRDGAIGSGKLFINYEEALMAYQTGVLHLQAPIRVRRRVTMADGTPVTKIIPTTIGRMILNEKIPQDLGFVDRTNPETACNLEVDFPIDKGTLAEVVWRVYQIHGNAGTAEVINDIKNLAFNYATRGGISIGLQDVAVPKEKTEILERTEKEVEKVERYFARGHISEKERYDKVVALWSAATKEVQSKLEGSMDKFNPIYMMATSKARANMSQLGQLAGMRGLMTDPTGRIIDLPIKSNFREGLSVLEYFISTHGTRKGLADTALRTADSGYLTRRLVDVSQDVIIREDDCGTTNGIEMVEIRDGRQLIEKLEERLVGRYASIDIAVPELVAADTGELISEATAQLHGTIDEENQLLFVRSGEAITADIAKEICAYGIIRSKVSGMARIVNNSVVVTDDVGVEHIYYLYLKPDGQVQKPAAVDQMKVKSGDALSEPLISKVLCRSVLTCATRHGVCVKCYGRNMSNGRMVDVGEAVGIIAAQSIGEPGTQLTMRTFHTGGVASSEDITQGLPRVEEVFEARKPKGQASMTVIAGKVKIIENKGKREIEVTADDGEAHAYAAPFGVNLLVKDNDLVNIGDPLTSGSLNPHDLLTFKGVNAVQNYMVQEIQKVYRNQGVEINDKHIEVIVRQMLRKVRVEEAGDTDLLTNGIIDIFDFEDANANAFAAGLEPAVANPVLLGITKASLATDSFLSAASFQETTRVLTEAAIKGKSDPLLGLKENVIIGKLIPAGTGMPIYRDVLLEDPDAEFLSKSVSDEIDP
- the rpoB gene encoding DNA-directed RNA polymerase subunit beta; the encoded protein is MRERFSFSRIDEVLPIPNLIEVQQSSYQWFLNVGLKELLRDISPVQDFTNNLSLFFGDYRLGEPKYTVDSSKERDVTYAAPMRVRVMLSNKQTGEVKEQEVFMGDFPLMTDQGTFIINGAERVIVSQLVRSPGAYFVWTVDANNNRVYSSQIIPNRGAWLEFETDSNNALYTRIDRNRKLPVTVLLRVLGLAQNAEILDFFNDDPRLRITLEKDTTDSRITALFEIYKKLRPGEPPTEDSAMNLIRTLFFDPRRYDLMQVGRYKMNKKLALQRRALGRVASRPVVTEQNIYSDEGALLLSAGEVIVSQGEVLTRDHFQKCLEAGINVVYVFAGDGEHEIKVIGNGYQCSTWQERLLGQRLAETVKIDDQILASAGEVLDENHLTAFLPYVEEGSLRQVTIQREDAVQTVYLGAQYHLRGEKYLTVEDILAAVSYQLNIMDGLGNRDDIDHLGNRRLRSVGELLQNQFRVGLARMERVIRERMSIQNTEQVTPQALINIRPVVASIKEFFGSSQLSQFMDQTNPLAELAHKRRLSALGPGGLSRDRAGFEVRDVHASHYGRMCPIESPEGPNIGLIGSLTTYARINQYGFIETPYRRVNHETGQVTSVIDYLTADEEDEFICTQANTPLTADQYFTQDKITVRLRNLEIKQVAPKEVDYMDVSPKQLFSVATTMVPFLEHDDASRALMGSNMQKQAVPLLVPMAPFVGTGMEGKAAIDSGVCVIARRKGVVIRATADQIKVLGDDNEVDTFKLTKFTRSNQGTCMNQRVICHKGQLVEKGDVLADGPATESGELALGKNVLAAYMPWEGYNYEDAILLSEKVVREDIFTSIHIEEYESDARDTKLGPEEITRDIPNVGEDQLRDLDDRGIVRIGADVRSGDILVGKVTPKGETELTSEERLLRAIFGEKAREVRDTSLRVPNGESGKIVDVKVFSRENNDELSPGVNELVRVYVAQKRKISVGDKMAGRHGNKGVVSRIMAEEDMPYLPDGTPIQIVLNPLGVPSRMNIGQIMEVHIGAAAQKLKMHIATPVFDGADEQDVVDALRQAEMEEDGKSVLYDGRTGDPFENRVTVGYVYMMKLFHLVDDKIHARSTGPYSLVTQQPLGGKAQFGGQRFGEMEVWALEAYGAAYTLQELLTVKSDDVIGRVKTYEAIVKGENVPEPGIPESFKVLIKELQSLCLDVKVYSADNNEIIIRETDDDIGETARELDLNIEVPEADLLPDGMEEPEDQLDNEDLPLDYPMLDSTEEIGRHEGTAKKELIIDDAKLAQLAKLVASKLEDELLDEDLLDSEEEEDEEEDENPK
- the rplL gene encoding 50S ribosomal protein L7/L12, which gives rise to MNKEQLIEAISNLTVLELADLVKALEEKFGVSAAAPAVAAAAPVAAAAVAVEEEQTEFDVILETIGDKKINVIKVVREVTGLGLTESKAIVDGAPKAVKEKVSKADGEEIVKKLVEAGAVAKLK
- the rplJ gene encoding 50S ribosomal protein L10 → MNTIRDQKMAAVLEIKDKMQSAHSVLFMDYKGMNVATVTRLRRKCREAGVEMKVVKNTLTRRAATELGLSGINSKLEGTTAAFFGLNDPVSPAKVLEAFIKENKLTLEIKAGIVEGKVIDAAGIKALAGLPDKNVLIAQVLGTLIAPITGFYSVLQGNTRNLVYALEAIRQQKEEAGN
- the rplA gene encoding 50S ribosomal protein L1, with the protein product MSKHGKRFAEAAKLVDRSKQYEPLEALELIGKISTTKFVETVDIAVVLGVNPKHADQNVRGAAVMPAGLGKTVRVIAFAKGDKAKEAEEAGADVVGAEELVAKIQAGWSDFDVAVATPDVMGLVGRLGRVLGPRGLMPNPKTGTVSMDIAKAIAEIKSGKAEYRVDKAGVVHAPIGKANFTVAQLATNMEALMDALVKARPATAKGQYIKSVTITTTMGPGIHVNPLHATGKLLPQV